CTCAATATTGAATGTAGAGAGGAAGGGAGTGTGTGTGTGGAGATTAGATTCATTGAACTTGGAcatacgtgtgtgtgtgtgtgtgtgtagacaTCCTAAGAACACTTGAGTACTTGTCTTGTCAGAAGAGCAGTACCGCGGCTATTTTCCACGTCCAAGAATATATATAGGAAATTAAGGAAAAGCATGGCTGGAAAATATGTATCCTCGATCTTGACATTCATAATTTACTTATTACAATTGCTCAGCTGCAGTACTTAGTAGTCCGATCCTTGACTACTCGAGCATTATTGGTCAtgcatacatgcatgcatgcatatcacTGATCAACCCATGCACCTCTAATCTCTGACATTCTCGTTAAAACATTATAGTTAATAATCTctcttaataaaaacaaaacattaaatattGATGTGATTTCAATCTAAACAGATCTTGATAATTAAACACCCGATTGATGCATTTGAAATTATTTCCAAggttaataattgaattttacattaaattcaaatctaaaatagtataaaaataaattagacatCACCTCTTTGatctataattttctttctaaagaggtgaatttttatgttaaaactaactttttttaatatacctaTCTATGCATCTGATCCTCTTTATATATggactatatattaaaaaagtaaaaagtaacatgtaaaacaaaacaaaatgaattaattttatctattttatatcaattaattaaattcaaagcaaatactatatataattaaattcaattacaataaaaaatcgATTCCAACAACAACTATTCTTATGCTATTATATATTCTAATTCCTTAGCGTATCGTATAaagtatatattattattattattattattattattattaccttAAGTGATATATATGTGTACATGTTGGGTCATGATCAATAATTAGTGTAGAATATACAGAGCTATGCATGCAGGCATCTCCCAAAAGGAACCCTATCAAAacctttttataattaattaaaaagaaggaaaaataaccGCATGTGTGAGTCATTCAAGTGAGTGAGTTGTGTTGATCGAGTTAGACTCAAATCCATAGATTAGAAAACGTATTTAAAGAGGAGAAGTAAATAAACGCTTGCACATCCGGCCGGGAATATGCCGCCCGCGTATcgttttaattaagaaataaaatactGAAAATcaagcagcagcagcttctCAGGTAGCCAAATTTAGAATATGGGCGCCGACAGGCAATGCATGCGTGCCAATTAGACAATTATGAACCTAGACCTTAAATAGTAGAGAGATTCTTTCAAGATTAACGTAATCAAGCCCACATACACACACGGACACAGTCATAGTCATAGCTAGTCCCACACACTTCAGCCCAATCCTGccagttatatatataattgtcttCACAATATCGACATCTTTGTGTCGCCATTCCTCTCCCTTAATCTGATTACATACAGCACTGTATCACCACATCTTAATTTACACCATCTTCTTCCTTAAGTTTCTGTTTAATTTCTACTGAAATCATTCTcttcacacacacatatatagcATCAAAAGATTGGTTTCAAGAAAGCATGTACTAAAAGGCGAGGAGAGAATCAAGAAAAGTATATAGCAGTACTGCTTGTCAAGGAAAAATATGGCTAACACTGGCCCGGTGAGGTTCGAGAGGGTAGCTGCAGCTTTCAACGAGGCATCTCGGGTTATTAGGCTTTACGAGAGTGGTGGGAGCGAGCACTTCTCTCCCGACAACAGTTCTGCTGATCTTGtcaattcttttattgaaaCAGAATATAGGAATCAATTTGGAGGTATTGGAGGAGATCAAAATAACAAGGGTCATCGAGATCGTCTTGAAGACTCATCGGATTGCTCTTAttctgaaaacaaagaaaggttAGAGAATTTGCTGAATATCATAGATGACGTGAGAGAAAAGATTTGCAAAGAGATAGGGTTCATAGGAGAAAGATCATCCTTTAAGCATAGATTGATGTCTCGTTTACGTGACCGCGGCTTTGATGCTGGTGAGTGCATTTTCCCTATCTAGtatacacaaacaaacaaatatatgtttttccTTCTCGATCTGTCTTTCTATTAATTCGTTTTTTCTCTTACCTCTTATTTCTGCTAAAGCTATTTTGTGCTGTTGCAAAGAGAAAAGACATCAAATTGATGTTATCTTACTTGTTTTTTCTCGtatcaaaactatataaaaaaaccctgcaataccaaaaaaaagatGCCTTAATTTGCTTAGATAACTTGTTTTCTCTCATATCATACAtacgatttttttatttttttttatgaacatacGAATTATTTGAATATGTATGTAAATACAATTTTGCTCCAATGTCGGATGCCGACACTTATCTTGAATTGgcaatttcatttattaaccATTTTGaccaatcaaaattaaaatgtagTAGCAATGTTACTTATTTGTCATCTAATTCTGTTCGCAATCGATCTGTCCTTGTAAAGGTCTTTGCAAATCACGGTGGGAGAAATTTGGGAGGCATCCAGCAGGAGATTATGAGTATGTGGATGTGATTGTTAGTGGAAATCGCTACATTGTTGAGGTGTTTTTTGCAGGAGAGTTCGAAATTGCTCGTCCTACCAGTCGTTACGCTGAATTGCTCGATGTTTTTCCCCGAGTGTACGTTGGGACGCCTGAGGATGTTAAGCAGATTGTGAGATTAATGTGCAATGCAATGAGAGAATCCATGAAAGCCGTGGGAATGCACGTGCCACCTTGGAGGAGAAATGGGTACTTGCAAGCAAAGTGGTTTGGTCATTACAAGCGGACAACATTAAATGAAGTGTCAACTAGAACGTCGGGATCGAAGTCTGATCACGAGGGCACTCCTGCAAAACGAGCTACTGCGTTTGAGACTTTGCCAGTCAGAGTTTATTACTGCAGAGATGATATCGCAAGTAATGGTGGACTGGGAGTTAGCCATTTAACTGCTGCATTCAGAAGCAATGGCATAGACAGGTGATCAACTGATCATGATCGTTGCTAATTTAATTTCCAGAAGATTGCTTTGGTAGCTACCACTAGCTAGCCAAAGGCCAAGGCCAAGGCCACGGGTAAATTAAGCACTGTGTATAAGGAAATAATAGCATTTGTTTCTTTGGGTTATACTTTTGATGATTTAGTTTTGTAACTACCTCCCATTTGGGAATCTTAAAGGGAGGAATTTTGCTTCGAAAGCGATAAAGACAAGGGAAGGCACTTAAGTTTGGCGTTCTGCTAGTATTAAAAACATCCAAATTGAGGTTTGGCATAAATCTCCACAGATATCTCCATCTTCTTGAAAGCACACTGGTAACTGCTGCTGCTTCAACTGTCTATAATGATAATATGAACAAGAATTTCATTTGGAAAATATGCACATAAAACAACTGAGCTTCACACCCCATATGAAATTAACATGGTTTATATCCTCAAACAGTGCAGGACGTGTCAGAAACAAAATCccagatgaaattgaaataaaaggcACTTCCTTTCTcagttagggtttgtttggcagtgtagctgtggttgcttttcaaatagcttttcgtatcaaaatgcatgccaatgatatttttttattttttaaaaattatttttgacatcagcacatcaaaataatttgaaaacactaaaaacatattaatttcaagttaataaaaaaataaaaaattttcaaattttgtcaaaaacgcttttaaaacgtgaagaaaaatcagaatttaaaaacccataaaaaattaaagcagctttagttaataaaacaaataattaaaccaCAAAATCACAATAAACAATCAAATTTCTATTTAACCATTATAAGAAGAATGAATAAACACCCATAgtcctcctctctttttttaaaaataccccCTTTCCCAAACTTACTCCACTTCCTTCTCTTTTATACTCGGTATAAACCATCTATCATGTTAAGTAAACAACTTCTCCCCCCCTCCCTTCCCTGATGAACCAATCGACAACAATCTCGTGCCGACTctagcataaaaaaacaacccccACTTTCCTAAAGCTCCCTTTACTGGTTCTACTCCCTCTGCTTCCCTGCAAACagaaagaggaagggaagagtaaaagagggataggggtttcatTTTTCAAGAGCAGCCCCCTCTGCTCtgaataaaaagaaggaaaaggcaaaaaaaaaaaaaaaaagagaggtgaTTCTAGACGGCTCAACACCTAATttgagattgagaaaaaaaaaaaaagacttgtaaACAAAAGTGGGAAAAACAGTGTTGTGTGAGTGGGTATACAGTGTTTTTCCCACAccaattggtttttttctgtaaTGTAATGCTGCAATTATAACTGTTATGGAAGTGAAAATTAAGCAGCAGGTTAGAAAGGCAAA
The DNA window shown above is from Populus trichocarpa isolate Nisqually-1 chromosome 4, P.trichocarpa_v4.1, whole genome shotgun sequence and carries:
- the LOC18097316 gene encoding uncharacterized protein LOC18097316 — translated: MANTGPVRFERVAAAFNEASRVIRLYESGGSEHFSPDNSSADLVNSFIETEYRNQFGGIGGDQNNKGHRDRLEDSSDCSYSENKERLENLLNIIDDVREKICKEIGFIGERSSFKHRLMSRLRDRGFDAGLCKSRWEKFGRHPAGDYEYVDVIVSGNRYIVEVFFAGEFEIARPTSRYAELLDVFPRVYVGTPEDVKQIVRLMCNAMRESMKAVGMHVPPWRRNGYLQAKWFGHYKRTTLNEVSTRTSGSKSDHEGTPAKRATAFETLPVRVYYCRDDIASNGGLGVSHLTAAFRSNGIDR